The sequence below is a genomic window from Lolium perenne isolate Kyuss_39 chromosome 7, Kyuss_2.0, whole genome shotgun sequence.
atggGACAGGACCCTATCGGAAGAGTCAAACATCACATCCACcttggagaaaacctagattagcagtagaagggaactagctccctaagtctagctcctaattagctataGTCCAATCATAAGCTCTATAGCCAGTTAAATCCTCGTTAGGTAGAGCTAGTCATAAGTTTAGTCCACAAAAGGATCTTCTGGAGTTctatgttgatcttctgtaaagagtcagtgttgtaattctatagacatgccttggacccgcatatgtttctgttgtaccactctgagcgatgtaaTACTAATGGAACGGTGTTCcattggtgttatgtcaacgacttgcatactacaccatgtagtggtatgctgggtcaccacaagaATTCTCATTGTAATGTTAGTCGGCTTCTACAGGTTctatccctatactaggtttccaacctaaggtcaaaacaATTGCTCTGATACTAGCCAcgatgacccagcataccactacaTGTGGTAGTATGCAAGTCATTGACATAACACTTGTGAAAGTACCAATTCACAAATAttacatcgctcagagtggtacaacagaaacattgcgagTCCACATATCAAACACTTATTATTACAAGCCAGAAGTGTATAAATACTTCGATATCCTCATCGGTCCAGTGAGGATACCACTCCGACTCTAAACAACTTACAAACTAGCAGAAGTACTAAACTAAGTACCATTGGAACTCAGCAGCTTATTTAAGTAAGGTTCTAGGATGCTCGGTTCCTCTACAACTACTCGGACTCTTCCTACTGCTCGGTCTCGGCCTCCTCAGCACCGTAGACTatgccatagtctacgcctttcaCTCCACCTGACAGGCCAGACTCTTCATAGTAGACTTCGTAGCTGCCCTCTGGTTCTTCGGTGTAAAGTCCTCCATCATGCTCACAGTGTAGCAAGGGTTTTTGGAAGTAAAGgggtgagtacgagcgtactcaacaagctcAACTTAAaggaaaaaggtgtttgatgcactaactATGAACTTTGACCCGGAAGTCGTAGGCTAATGCATGTTtcgcaaacatttcttcaaaagattgattttattctgaaaagctatgtccgtcagccttcacatggtgtctagaacttcacggagtttctttcctgccacgttcgtagtttcttcccggaacaaggagtgactagCCACAATTCAATACACTATGCAgatgtgcgttacttttcccacaagagattctTATCCTTGTTACCAACCGGGCGTactttcccatccacacttccttgatgtgaggcccagtataagatccaatccAATCACTGCCCTTCTCCATGGCCCCACATACCCACCCTTCTGTAGTCATGTTGAGTTTAGGTTAACTGACACTTGGTCGCTTACCTCCTTGGGCGCTTGACCCCCAACCAAGcactacaatccatcatagatattAGAAGCGCATACGCCACATGGATGGGGAGTCTCTAGCCTCCCAGCTCTAATATTGTAGGATCGCAACCACTACAACCCGGCTATCTAGTCATCCGTTGATATGTGAAAGGAAGAAGATCCAGCTAACTTCATCAGAGCCATTATAGTTCTCAGGGTTAACGCATAATATACGGTGcaagaatcactagacgacattggTTGTTAGTCGTATGTGAGTATAAACCctgttgcaatggaacctccaccatcaattcaaaccatggttccattgcccaccacatagtcatattcataattggaaaagtaatgCTTTGCTTTTCTGTGGAGGAACGATATGAATAGTAATTTACAAGTATTTTCTATTAAATAATCAATGGCATGAGCAAGCGTTGAACTTGCCTGGATACTACAAGATAGTGCAATTCAAAGATTCGGGGTGACCCGGGACCTCGGGTTCTgaaaagatagcatcattgtctggtaagacaatgtttaaagaaccaaGTGATGCTATGATGCATACTAATGAGATGCATTTAACTTCTTTGTGTGTATATTTCCATTATTTAAATGGTTTATATCATTTTTGGTAATTAATAATGATTTCTTCAATACTTATTTTATTTAAAATACCCTTCATTTATTATAAATGAATTCATTTAACTTTATTTGGAATTTTAATTCCAATAATTATTTTGGAATTTTCTGAAGATTtttcttgaattttaaataagaaATTTTTTTTAGAACATTAAATAATTCAATGTTATTTTGGTTAATAAGAAGATTATATTAAAAAATCACAATCTTCTCTAAATTTAATATTTCCAATAAGGAGATAATTTTCTTGTGTTTATTTGATATATTTCTTAATTTTATTTAGGCTAGAAAAGGGGTTTTAAACATTAATCAATTTTTCCAGGAATTATGAAAGTACTAAATTACCCTTAGCCCCACCAGTCAGACCAACCCACTGGGTTTGGACTGACCGACCGGCTCGATCGGGTCGACCGACCGTGCCCGTCTCTCTCCCTTTCTTCTCCTTTCTCTCCCACGATGCCCCTGGTGACTATGTCGCCTCTGCCGTTGTCGCTTGATTCCGGCCAGCTTTGCCATCACCATGGGTCGCAATCGACGCACCTCTGTCTGCTCCATCCTCCTGTCCTCTCGCTGATGTGCGCAACTGTCTCGCTGCCGTGCGTAACCCTAACTAAAACCTAGGGTTTCGATGGTGTTGGCCTCGCCGTGCTCTTATGGTATTGGCCAGTGATCCTTGGCTTCCTGGTGGTCTCTTGGTGCTCGTGCACGCGTTCTTCGTCCTGGATTCACCGGTTAGCGTCGGCACCGTCCCCGGTTCACTACAGCCGTTGTGGCCGCATGAGCACTGCCTCACCATGCCATGGTGGTTGCCCCCAGGCACATGGTAAGTCCTCCttctctctttctctctgtccCCTCTTCTCTCTCTCTACAGTTCCTTGTGCTTTAGGGTAAGGGTTTTGGTGCTCGATTTGCTGTGCTAGTTCTGCTCTAGGGTTCATATTCCATTCCTACTTGATTTGGTACTGTCATTGGTTACTTATGACGTGATTAATTACCTATTGCTGCTATATGTTCTACTCTGCCTCATGTTGGTCTCTGAATTCTGTCAGTTTCGACAGTTAACACTTGGGTTACATCTGGGATATTTTCCTAGATGATTTAGCTATTGTTTCTTATTTGTCCATGTGCCAATCTTGGTGAATAACAACTATGTTGTGGTACCTTGTTTCAAAGGATGCATAGCTTGTGTTTTTTGTCTATCAAGATTTTGGTGATGTGACTAACTAGTTCTTGTAATAGCTGCCATTACTTCTCTGGATAGATCCAAATGATGCCAAAAACTATTCAAACAAACTATGTTTGCTGTGATTTCTGATTTGGATGCTATATGGCTTTTGGATTCAGATCCCAAGTGATGTGTCCCATGGTTTGTTCTATGCCTTACTCCAGCTCCGAGATCTTGATGTGTTTGGCCTTGTTTATCTTGGTGATCTTCTAGAGGTTGAAATACCACCTTCTTGTGGTTGGCATGCTCCTCCCAGCTGCTTCTATGTAACCATGAATTCTGATGATacacttgtgtgtgtgtgtgtgtgtgtgtgtgtgtgtgtgatgaTCTACTGATTCTGGGATTTGCTGGTCATGGTGTGGTGTTCTTAGTGAAGAACTACTGAACTGATACTGTTCTAGGTTGGTCTGATGACCTAGACCTAGTCACCAATCAAAAGAGATTCTGATCCCTCTGAGGTTTTGTTTTGAGCGCGATTTTTCCCCTCAATTTCAAATGCATGAATGCAAATGCACATATTCCTAAATCTACCCCTCGTTTGGTCCTAAATGCTGGGATGTTACACGGTCACCACCCTACATCGTCTGCACCGCCCGCAACCTGTTCAACCAATTACCTCTCCGGCCGAGAAGGTAATTTGCAGGCCGCGTAGTCCACTATTTTCAGTGCATACATATGAAAAACATTGCTCATAGTGCGTTGTACTCTATTGTAGACCATGGCGGATAGTTCAAACGAGTTTttctacgaccatgtcatcgacACATCGTCGGACAAGTTTGATGATGATAGCGAGATCCTAGTAGCCGTGGCTCTTCTCATCCATGAGCACGAAGAGAACCAAGTACAAATGTAAAGGGGCTCGGTCAAGGGACGCGCCGCAGCGAAGGACCGCAAGTGAGAGGCCGGTCATGATCAAGGCACTAATTTCATCGGGCCGATCCCTTGTTCAAGGCACCTATTTTCCAACGACGTTTTCGGGTGTCAAGTAAGCTTTTCCTGAAGATTATGCACGGAGTGAGGGCTTATGATGACTACTTCCACTTAAAGAAGGATGCCACAGGTAAGCTTGGCTTCACTTCTTGCCAGAAATGCACTGCGGCTGTGAGGATGCATGCGTATGGAGTTGCCCGTGACCTAGTGGATCAGTACATTCGCATGAGCGAGTCCACTTGCCTTGAGTCAATGTAAAGGTTCTGCAAAGCAGTTGTTCAGGTGTTTGCAGATGAATACTTGAGGCAACCAAATGTTGCCAACACTGCCCAGCTCTTGTCAATCAATCAGTCAAGAGGATTTCCTGGTATGCTTggaagcatagattgcatgcacttgGAATGGAAGAATTTTCCATTTGCGTGGCAGGGACAATACCATGGCCATGCGGAAGGGTGCACTATCATACTTGAGGCGGTTGCATCTCAACATCTATGGATTTGTCACTCTTTCTTCGGCATGGCAGGCTATCACAATGACATCAGGGTGCTTCAGCGATCTCCGGTGTTCTCTCGACTTGCAGAGGGTAATGCTCCAATggtcaactatgagatcaatggccaccactatGACAAAGGGtactatctagccgatggtatctaTCCTCGCTGGTccacatttgtgaagacaatcaaCAATCCTAAAGATGAGAAAGAGAGTAGGTTTGCTAAAGAGCAAGAAGCTGCTATGAAGGATGTGGAGCAGCCATTTGGTATGCTACAATCTCGTTGGGCTATTGTTCGGCACCCTGCTAGGACATGGAGCAAGGAGACAATGTGGGAGGTCATGattgcttgtgtgatcatgcagaaCATGATCGTGGAGGAGGAGCGTGATGACAACGTGTATGACCAAGGCTGGGAATTTCAAGGTGATCTGGTTGCGCCCGAGCCCGGACCGCCGACAGACTTGGTAGATTTTCTTCATGTGCACCATGAACTGCGAGACCTTGCAACTCACAGCCGCCTCCAGAATGATTTGGTCCAACATATGTGGAATCATGTTGGAAACCAATAGTCCTCTACTATTCATTTCTATTTTAGTTCTAATGATTGTAAT
It includes:
- the LOC139834038 gene encoding uncharacterized protein — its product is MADSSNEFFYDHVIDTSSDKFDDDSEILVAVALLIHEHEENQIMHGVRAYDDYFHLKKDATVVQVFADEYLRQPNVANTAQLLSINQSRGFPGYHNDIRVLQRSPVFSRLAEGNAPMVNYEINGHHYDKGYYLADGIYPRWSTFVKTINNPKDEKESRFAKEQEAAMKDVEQPFGMLQSRWAIVRHPARTWSKETMWEVMIACVIMQNMIVEEERDDNVYDQGWEFQGDLVAPEPGPPTDLVDFLHVHHELRDLATHSRLQNDLVQHMWNHVGNQ